A window of Nomascus leucogenys isolate Asia chromosome 19, Asia_NLE_v1, whole genome shotgun sequence genomic DNA:
AGACAAAAGTCCTTGCTCTCATGGACTTTACATTCTATGGAAGCAGATCGACACGCAAAAATCCaaatacactttgggaggctgaggcgggtagatcgcttgagcccaggagttagagaccagcctgggcaacagggtgaaacccctctctacaaaaaatataaaaattagcctggagtggtgctgtgtccctgtagtcccagctactctggtggctgaagctggagtttgaggctgaagtgagctgtgatgatgccactgcactccagcctggacaacagaatgagacctcatctcaaaaaaaagaaaaaaaaagaatataaatacataaaaaatttatattaaggccaggcgtggtagctcacgcttgtaatctcagcactttgggaggtcaaagcagtggatcacctgaggtcaggagttcgagaccagcctggccaccatggtgaaaccctgtcttaactaaaaatacaaaaattagctgggtgtggcagcacacacctgttgtctcacctacttgggaggccgaggcaggagaattgcttgaacctcggaggaggaggttgtagtaagccgagatcacgccaatgaactccagcctaggtgacagggtgagactccatctcaaacaaacaaacaaacaaaaaactgtattaGATAGCAATAAGTGCTAAATTGAGAAATAAGATAGAGAAAGGAAATAGGGAATGTGTCAGAGAAGGTAGAATTGCACACAGAGTGGCCAGGGCAGCAGGCCTTACTGGGAAGGTGATACCAGACTTCAGAGCTAAGGAGAAGACTGAGGCATGGAAAGAGAAGGGCATTTGAAATGGAGGGAAGGGAAACTGCAAGGGCACGGAGGCCGAAGTGTGCCTGCTGCACTCAGGGAACAACGAGGAGACCAGCGTGACAGGAGTAGGACAAGTGAAGGCAAGGATAGTTAGGAATGCAGTGAGAGAGGTGAGAAGAGGAGACCAGCCTCTGTGGAGGCCTGCAGAGCCTGGTGAGGTTGTTGGTGTTTATTCCTAGTGGAATGGGGAGCTCGTAGAGGATTCTGAGTAGACTTGTGTGGCGTGGGAAAGTGTGATGCCTTTCCTCACCCATCATAAAGGTCACTGCCAacactcctataacaaaagataggttaacaagagaaaagcataacacgtttgtttgtttatttatttatttgagacagagtttcattcttgtcccccaggctggagtgcaatggcgcaatctcggctcactgcaacctctgccttgtgggttcaagtgattctcctgtctcagcctcctgagtagctgatattacaggcgcataccaccacgcccagctaatttttgtatttttagtagagacggggtttcaccatgttggccaggctggtctcaaactccgacctcaagtgatccgcctgtctcggcctcctaaattgctgggattaaggtgtgagccaccgcgcctagcccttacacatttatttaatcaaagtttttttttttaatactttaagttctagggtacatgtgcacaacgtgcaggtttgttacatatgtatacatgtgtcatgttgctgtgctgcacccattaactcatcatttacattaggtatatctcctaatgctatccctccccactccccccatgccacgacaggccccggtgtgtgatgttccccaccctgtgtccaagtgttctcattgttcaattcccacctatgagtgagaacatgcggtgtttggttttctgtccttgtgatagtttgctcagaatgatggtttctagcttcatctatgtccctagaaaggacatgagctcatccttttttatggctgcatagtattccatggtgcatatctgccacattttcttaatccagtatattgttgatggacatttgggttggttccaagtctttgctattgtgaatagtgctgcaataaacatatgtgtgcatgtgtctttatagcagcatgatttataatcctctgggtatgtgcccagtaatgggatggctgagtcaaatggtatttctagttctagatccttgaggaatcgccacactgtcttccacaatggttgaactagtttacagtcccaccaacagtgtaaaagtgttcctatttctccacatcctctccagcacgtgttgtttcctgactttttaataatcgccattctaactggtgtgagatggtgtctcattgtggttttgatttgcatttctctgatggccagtgatgatgagcattttttcatgtgtctgttggctgcataaatgccttctttttagaaatgtctgttcatatcctttgcccactttttgatggggttgtttcattttttttcttgtaaatttgtttaagttctttgtagattctggatattagccctttgtcagatgggtagattgtaaaaattttctcccattctgtaggttgcctgttcactctgatggtagtttcttttgctgtgcagaagctctttagtttaattagatcccatttgtcaattttggcttttgttgccattgcttttggtgttttagtcatgaaatccttgcccgtgcctatagccttaatggtattgcctaggttttcttctagggcttttatggttttaggtctgacatttaagtctctaacccatcttgaattaatttttgtataaggtgtaaggaagggatccagtttcagctttctaaatatgactagccagttttcccagcaccatttattaaatagggaatcctttccccatttcttgtttttgtcaggtttgtcaaagatcagatagtattacttccgagggctctgttctgttccattgaactatatctctgttttggtaccagtaccatgctgttttagttactgtagccttgtagtatagtttgaaggcaggtagcatgatgcctccagctttgttcttttggcttaggattgtcttggcaatgcaggctctgttttggttccatgtgaattttaaagtagttttgtcCAGTtccatgaagaaagtcattggtagcttgatggggatggcattgaatctataaattactttggacagtatggccattttcacaatgttgattcttcctacccatgagcatgtaatgttcttccatttgtttgtgtcctcttctgtttcgttgagcagtggtttatagttcttcttgaagaggtccttcacatcccttgtaagttggattcctaggtattttaccctctttgaagcaattgtgaatgggagttcactcatgatttggctctctgtttgtctgttattggtgtataagaatgcttgtgatttttgcccattgatttttgtatcctgagactttgctgaagttgcttatcagcttaaggagattttgggctgagacgatggagttttctaaatatacaatcatgtcatctgcaaacagggacaatttgacttcctcctttcctaattgaataccctttatttatttctcttgcctgattgccctggccagaacttccagcactgtggaataggagtggtgagagagggcatccctgtcttgtgccagttttcaaagggaatgcttccagtttttgcccattcagtatgatgttggctgtgggtttgtcataaatagctcttattattttgagatatgtcccatctatacctagtttattgagagtttttaccatgatatttaatcaaagttttacatgacacaggGAACTTCAGCAACGAAGACCCAAACACCCAGGGAAAACTGTCCATTTTTCTGCTTAGATTCAAGGAAGAATGGGAGGCTGCATAGAGATGTGATTAGTCAAGGGGGTACGATCTAATGGAAACAGACTGAGGGGGAAACCTAGCAAGGCCTGTCTGTGCCAATTCTTCTTGGCCTTTCTGTGTAGCATTTCTTCCTCTCAGATATAGGGTAGGACCTTTCTGGAAAGAGGGCCTTATGACTTACTATCAGATGAGGGAGGTCAGAGAATTTCTTAATGGCCAGCTCCTCCATAGAAAGGTGGGCAAAGGTTAGAGTAAGTGATATTTCTAGattttatggcttgctttgggGGAGAGGGGTTCTACAtttttgggtgttttgtttttgttttttgagatagagtctcactctgtcacccaggctagagtgcagtggcgcaatcttggctcactgcaacctccgcctcccggttcaagccattctcctgcctcagcctcccgagtagctgggattataggcatgtgccaccacgcctggctaattttcgtatttttagtgtagcgacagggtttcaccatattggtcaggctggtctcaaactcctgacctcaggtgatccgcctatcttggcctcccaaagtgctgggattagaggcataagccacctcgtCCCACCCAGGTTTCCAGTTTTTATGATGTGCCTCGGAGAAAGAGGAATTCCGTAATCCcaagccactcgggaggctgaggcaggagaatggcatgaacccgggggcggagcttgcagtgagccgagatcgtgccactgcactccagcctgggcgacagagcgagactccatctcaagaaaaaaaaaaaaaaaaaagaaaagcagccatGATCACCAAAGATCAGTCAGACCTAGAGGCCTCTTCTCTCATCCTGGAATGTGTACCTCATGGAACTTTCGGCTTTCCAGGATACTATACATATTAAGGTCCTGATATAATTAATTCACAGGTCCAGCATGGGATTCACATCCTCAAGGACATGGCCACCTGCCCTTCTGAGTTGTCTTTGAGTGGCCCCAAACTGGATCTTCGCAGGTTCCAGACTAGGGGGGCTGGCAGGACAATCTTTGAAGCTAGACCAGTTACTGGGCCTCTCAGGAAGAGGCACCCACAACCACCATCCTGAACTAAGGTCTGAGCTGGAGGTACTCCATTTGGTCAAGTGCCGGTTGGTGAATTCCAAGAGTATCAGAGATATCTGAAAGTGACTCAGACCCTCTATGGGACTATGGGTGgtccttttgcttatttttctaattgttctacaacaaaatgtgttatttttgtgATTACAAAGAGTATATGTCTAGAGGCTGGGTTACCAGGTGCATTCTATTTATTGGTATCACACTGGTCTTTGCTTTATAATTATAGTatttgttaaaatacaaatttgttcAAAGACTTTCCTCTGTGTATGCTCTTTTCCACAATTTTCAAAGTGCTTAATAAGGTGCAcatatttggttttcttcattttcttttctttttttttttttttttttttgagacggtgtctcgctctgtcacccaggctggagtgcaatggcgcgatctcggctcaccgcaacctccgcctcccgagttcaagcaattctcctgcctcagcctcccgagtagctaggattacaggcatgcgccaccacgcccggctaattttgtatttttagtagagatggggtttctccatgttggtaaggctggtctcgaactccgacctcaggcgatccacccgcctcagcctcccaaagtgctggaattacaggcgtgaaccaccgagcccggcctgtTTTTCAGTCTCTAATACACTGTTCCGCGTCCCTAGCATAGTAGCTGTTTTCTGTAAATTCGGAGCGAAGTTGACTGCAAACCCGGCCGGGTTCACCGGCCTGGGCGGCGTGGACTTCAAGCCCCAGGAGGCATTGCGGCCGGCACATCGGGAACTACGGCGTCTGAGAAGGGGGCCGGGCCCTCCGGTCCTTTCCCTCCCAGAAGCCCGCGGGCGGGTCGGAATGCTGTTTCTATCATGGCCGCGGGAGCCGGGACGGCGGGCCCCGCTTCCGGCCCGGGCGTCGTGCGTGACCCAGCGCCGTCACAGCCGAGGAAGCGGCCGGGCCGGGAGGGCGGGGAGGGCGCGCGGCGGTCGGACGCGATGGCGGGAGGAGGGGGGAGTAGCGACGGCAGCGGGCGGGCAGCTGGCAGGCGGGCGTCCCGCAGTAGCGGGCGGGTCCGGCGGGGGCGCCACGAGCCGGGGCTGGGGGGCCCGGCGGAGCGCGGCGCGGGGGAGGCACGACTGGAAGAGGCAGTCAGTCGCTGGATGCCCAAGTTCTACTTCCACGAGGCACTGCGGGCCTTTCGGGGTAGCCGGTACGGGGACTTCAGACAGATCCGGGACATCATGCAGGGTGAGGGCCCGGCCGGGGGAAGGGGGTTGGAGCGCCGGGGAAGGGGGGCCGGGGGGACCGGGGGTCGGGACTGGGGGTCGCCCAGCCAGCGATGTCTTCTCTCCCAGCTTTGCTTGTCAGGCCCTTGGGGAAGGAGCACACCGTGTCCCGTTTGCTGCGGGTTATGCAGTGTCTGTCGCGCATTGAAGAAGGAAAATTTAGGTATGGCTATTTTTGTGTTCTTCTCTGGGCTTACTTGCGTAGGGTTTTGTTTAAAAACTTGTATCTGGAACTGAAGGATTCCAGGTTAAAGTGCGATAGTTTCCATCAGAGTGGTCTTTTCCATTTTACGATGGGTCTGTTTTCTGGCTCTATTGGCTCTAGTTTTCTCCGGTTAAGGTTGTCTTGGctgctttctgtgttttttaaaatcttctcccACCTGTTAATTGCTCACCCCAACTTTGCTCCTATCTAAAGTGAGTTATGTTCATAATAGACATCTTTTTTCCCCCATGGTAGAGTGTATTTCAGAGTAGAGTTACATTTTTTCGCTCTGAATTTAACTTGAAAGCTATTAGGCTGTTGTCAGTTTCTTGCCACTCGTATCTGAGGAGGATGGGTATATTCTGAATTTGAGAGGCAAatgcatgtatttaaaaataatttttttgcctGTCTTGACAGGTATTAAAAAATGGTCACGTTAAATTCATTGATTTGAATTTGGACCCTTATCGTGTATGTCAACCTGTAGCAAATAtgtcaaaaaattaaatgcaaatctTACCATATTTGCATGCTCCGtttccataaatatatgtaatttttggaCATAACTTTTTTGCCCTTAGAAAAGAGCTTAAAATGAAAACTGTGCTTTGTCCTAGACTGTTCCTTTGATATGGAGGCTGAGCTGACACCACTGGAATCAGCTGTCAATGTGCTGGAGATGATTAAAATGGAATTTACACTGACAGAAGCAGTGGTCGAATCCAGTAGAAAACTGGTCAAGGAAGCTGTAAgtaagctatttttatttcttttttctttgaccaAAAATCAGGGGTCTTTGAGGATACAGCACTTACTCTTTACTGTGTGGGGCAGAGGAAAACAGGAATGGGGAGAGATTGAGCAAGCAAGAAAGCACACACACAGACGTTATCTCTTCAGGTGTCTCCTTTCCCACCCAGGCTTGGGAAGTAATGGCAGGTGCTCAGTTTTTGTGATGTGGGTGGTCTTCCTTGTGGCTTTGGCATTGAAGCTCTGACATTTTGGAGGTTACTGCGCCATTCAGGAGCACTCTGCAAGGGCCTTAAGTAACTCTGGCCTAGGGTTTGGTCACCCTTGTTTATAATAAACCAAGGAGATAAGCTGGGGCCTTGGAAAATGTGGTACTGACTTTGAGTTCTTTCTGTCTGCAGAAAGAGGGGCTTAGAGAACATCCCTTTTGAATAGATAGATTAGAAtcagaagtgctgggataatgAGCCAGCTAGCAAAATAGTAATGGTAGAAGAATGATACAAAGCTGGCACAGGCAGTGTTCTTGAATTCAAGGAAAAAGCTAATGGAGTGTCTAGGAATTTGGGATTGTCACTGTGTTGTGGCTCAGGTAGCTTCAAACAgtagaaattattttagtttatttatttatttttttttttgagacggagtctcgctctttcacccaggctggagtgcagtggcgcgatctcggctcactgcaggctccgccccccggggttcacgccattctcctgcctcagcctcccgagtagctgggactacaggcgcccgccacctcgcccggccaattttttttttgcatttttagtagagacggggtttcaccgtgttagccaggatggtctggatctcctgacctcgtgatccgcccacctcggcctcccaaagtgctgggattacaggcgtgagccaccgcgcccggcctattttagtTTAAAACAGAAGCGGCTGTGGGAACCAGTcagaaaaagatttttcttcccccaaaataAAGGCTGGGGCGTGTGGAAGCAGATGCAGAGGTGAAGATAGAAGACATCAGCTAAGCATTGCCCTGGTGGTAGAAAATAGGGAAATGGTTAAGAAAAGAGCACCCCTAAAAGGATGGGATCCCAGAGATGGGGGTAGGGTAGAAAGAGAAAACCTTGCTTCGCAAGGAAAACCTGTCTCTTGGCTGTGTACAAGGTACTTGGGTACCCTATTAAAAACAACTAGTGTGCATGAGgtgcacatattttatttatttaattaaggaCCTTGGGCAGATACTACTTTTGGTTTTGTAAAAAATGCTTAAATAGTAGTCATTTCCAAGGAAGAATAATTTCAAGAGTACATTTTTAGTATAGGAAAATCAGGTTTAGGTTGAGGGGGTGCATATGCCAGAAAAGACATTATCAAGGGAGGAGAAATTCATGCCTACTTTCAGAACTGTTAAGGATCTTTTGAATGGGTACCAGTTCAGAGTAATTCATTTAACTTCTATTAAGTACACATTGAGTATCCCgtttccaaaatgcttgggaacagaagcattttggatttcagattttggaatatttgcattaaatttaggttgagcatcccaaatcccaAAATCTGAAATCCCAAATGCCctcaaatctgaaactttttgagtgccagcACGGCGCTCAAAGGAagtgctcactggagcatttcagattttggattttcagatttaggatgctcaacctgtagcAACTCCTTTAGAACACAAGGGCTATAGATTTGCCATCTGGCCCCTTTTCTGGAAGAGTCTTTGTGGGCTTTCATCTTTcagctgtgtattttttttattatttaggctCATAGAGCTCCTTATTTGGGTGG
This region includes:
- the LOC100594708 gene encoding LOW QUALITY PROTEIN: telomeric repeat-binding factor 2-like (The sequence of the model RefSeq protein was modified relative to this genomic sequence to represent the inferred CDS: deleted 1 base in 1 codon) translates to MAAGAGTAGPASGPGVVRDPAPSQPRKRPGREGGEGARRSDAMAGGGGSSDGSGRAAGRRASRSSGRVRRGRHEPGLGGPAERGAGEARLEEAVSRWMPKFYFHEALRAFRGSRYGDFRQIRDIMQALLVRPLGKEHTVSRLLRVMQCLSRIEEGKFRYDCSFDMEAELTPLESAVNVLEMIKMEFTLTEAVVESSRKLVKEAAVIICIKNKEFEKASKVLKKHMSKDPTTQKLRNDLLNIIREKNLAHPVIQNFSYETFQQKMLRFLESHLDDAEPCLVTMAKKALKSESAASSTGKEDKQPAPGPVEKPPREPARQLRNPPTTIGMMTLKAAFKTLSGAQDSEAAFAKLDQKDLVLPTQAPVIPATWEAEAENCLNPGGGGCSEPRSHQY